From a single Lolium rigidum isolate FL_2022 chromosome 7, APGP_CSIRO_Lrig_0.1, whole genome shotgun sequence genomic region:
- the LOC124676828 gene encoding coiled-coil domain-containing protein 115-like, which translates to MVAAAAAAEEELRHTRPASRVTHADDAAAEEELGGDDGEILRFMDSADGYLLLMDSLSSALRQGWLDLASARHSMGASRVSSTLFDHKEQSAATKLQVDCSADLHPSDSSPQFSLSKWCLPEESNSSGAQDSAEPKLRYRGGAATTPDGNTESDANTAKSFTGVDGSGQVQRARSKALSVFGALVSPKLRTTQVSFETALELIVELANSRSTILSSFSQMKHESGVSA; encoded by the exons AtggttgcggcggcggcggcggcagaggaggagctgcggcacaCGAGACCCGCTTCTCGAGTGACACATGCGGACGATGCGGCTGCCGAGGAAGAGCTGGGGGGAGACGACGGCGAGATCCTGCGATTCATGGACTCGGCGGACGGCTATCTCCTCCTGATGGACTCGCTCTCCTCCGCTCTGCGCCAG GGTTGGCTAGATCTGGCAAGTGCTCGTCACTCGATGGGCGCATCGCGTGTCTCCAGCACACTGTTTGATCATAAAGAGCAATCTGCGGCCACTAAGCTGCAAGTGGATTGTTCTGCAGACTTGCACCCATCAG ACTCAAGCCCACAGTTTTCTCTGTCGAAGTGGTGTTTGCCAGAAGAATCAAACTCCAGTGGCGCGCAAGATAGTGCTGAACCAAAACTAAGGTATCGAGGAGGAGCAGCTACTACCCCAG ATGGTAACACTGAATCAGATGCAAATACCGCAAAGTCTTTTACTGGTGTTGACGGTAGCGGTCAG gttcaaagggcaagatcaaaAGCATTATCAGTCTTTGGAGCATTGGTGTCTCCAAAATTACGAACAACCCAAGTGTCCTTCGAAACAG CACTTGAACTAATCGTGGAATTAGCAAATTCAAGATCAACCATACTCTCTAGTTTCTCCCAGATGAAGCATGAATCAGGAGTTTCTGCCTGA
- the LOC124671576 gene encoding uncharacterized protein LOC124671576, which translates to MAPTSVCPIAPRLAAAASVSGRPWSPPASYRAARCWSARRGRRRRWAGLRARCAGAEPAVEPGSESAPEEPVGDVEQAKPQFDLNLAVVLAGFAFEAYSSPPEDAGWRETDEAGCQTVFLSNVFLREVYDGQLVVRLKKGTSLPAMDPWGTSDPYVVLQLNGQTAKSQVKWATKEPTWNEDFTLNIRKSLENLLQVEAWDANLVTPHKRMGNAGLYLETLCDGNKHDITIELEGPGGGGTIDLEVRYKSYDDIERDKQWWSTPFVSDFLAKSSLGSALRSVLGSETVNASQFVQSAFGQLSSFTDTKAQNPLDTESEVSERPEESLDNSIEPNELQQKKIDSKVSGDNSDSQSEPVSTAAVVKSEGNTPLDTKEPDDFWSAFTNTLNQNVIKNFGISLPEAKQLDGFDLLSSLGSKSREIAEQVYLDSGLATSDTPASDGSETTPELTDGIDDKDSTMPTKEAAQASFPDINEVSRDVLSQTENILGALVILSKNFSSQEKGSETIDEADVKDGLIGEEQGAADSIDKAGAVASTKEPKDTKKADDTQQLFASAETAVEAWAMLATSMGRSSFIKSDFEKICFLDNGSTDTQVAIWRDSSRRRLVVAFRGTEQTRWKDLVTDLNLVPAGLNPERLGGDFKQEVQVHSGFLSAYDSVRNRIMVLIKYAIGYMDEEDAETIAKWHIYVTGHSLGGALATLLALELSSSQMAKDGVIFVTVYNFGSPRVGNRKFADVYNAKVKDSWRVVNHRDIIPTVPRLMGYCHVEAPIYLKSGNLKHALENKEILDDEDQGDEIGEYTPDVLVSEFMKGETQLVEKLLQTEINLLRSIRDGSAVMQHMEDFYYVTLLETVRSRYQAVDNTNEV; encoded by the exons ATGGCACCCACGAGCGTGTGCCCCATCGCGCCGCGGCTCGCGGCGGCCGCGTCCGTCTCCGGGCGCccgtggtcgccgccggcgagctacCGGGCCGCGAGGTGCTGGAGcgcgaggagggggaggaggcggaggtgggcggGGCTCAGGGCGAGGTGCGCGGGCGCCGAGCCCGCCGTGGAGCCCGGTTCGGAGAGCGCCCCGGAGGAGCCGGTTGGGGACGTGGAGCAGGCGAAGCCGCAGTTCGACCTCAACCTCGCCGTCGTGCTCGCCGGGTTCGCCTTCGAGGCCTACAGCAGCCCACCC GAAGATGCAGGCTGGCGTGAGACCGATGAGGCCGGATGTCAGACGGTGTTCCTATCCAA TGTATTTCTCCGTGAAGTATATGATGGCCAACTAGTTGTGAGGCTGAAGAAAGGCACGAGTCTTCCTGCAATGGATCCATGG GGTACAAGTGATCCTTATGTAGTTCTACAACTTAATGGTCAAACTGCAAAGAGCCAAGTTAAATGGGC GACGAAGGAGCCAACATGGAATGAAGATTTCACATTAAACATTAGGAAATCTCTAGAAAATCTACTCCAG GTTGAGGCTTGGGATGCAAACCTTGTCACTCCACACAAACGCATGGGAAATGCTGGGTTGTACCTTGAAACACTTTGCGATG GAAATAAACATGACATTACTATTGAATTAGAAGGTCCTGGTGGCGGTGGAACTATCGATTTAGAG GTCAGGTACAAGAGTTATGATGACATTGAGCGTGATAAGCAATGGTGGAGTACACCTTTTGTGTCTGACTTTCTTGCAAAGAGCAGCCTAGGATCTGCTCTTAGGTCGGTCCTTGGATCTGAAACTGTAAATGCAAGTCAGTTTGTGCAATCTGCATTTGGTCAACTGAGTTCTTTCACTGACACCAAGGCTCAAAATCCTTTGGATACTGAATCTGAGGTTTCTGAAAGGCCCGAGGAATCCCTGGATAACTCTATTGAACCAAATGAACTTCAACAGAAGAAGATTGATTCAAAAGTTTCTGGGGACAATTCAGATTCTCAGAGTGAACCTGTATCTACTGCTGCAGTTGTTAAAAGTGAAGGAAATACGCCACTTGATACAAAGGAACCTGATGACTTCTGGAGTGCTTTCACCAACACACTAAACCAAAACGTTATAAAAAACTTCGGAATTTCTCTTCCCGAGGCCAAGCAATTGGATGGATTTGACTTACTAAGTTCCCTTGGTTCGAAATCACGTGAAATCGCGGAACAGGTGTATTTGGATTCTGGACTGGCAACATCAGATACCCCGGCCAGTGATGGCAGTGAAACAACTCCTGAACTTACAGACGGTATTGATGATAAAGATAGCACAATGCCAACTAAAGAGGCTGCACAGGCTTCATTTCCAGACATTAATGAAGTATCTCGGGATGTATTGTCCCAAACAGAGAATATACTAGGAGCTTTGGTGATCCTTTCTAAGAATTTCTCATCGCAAGAGAAGGGTTCAGAAACTATTGATGAAGCGGACGTGAAAGATGGTTTGATTGGAGAAGAGCAAGGTGCTGCGGATTCCATTGATAAGGCTGGTGCTGTTGCATCCACCAAAGAGCCCAAAGATACAAAGAAAGCAGATGACACACAACAACTGTTTGCAAGTGCAGAGACTGCCGTGGAGGCATGGGCTATGctggccacttcaatggggcgttCCAGTTTTATAAAATCAGACTTTGAGAAGATATGTTTTCTGGACAATGGTTCAACAGACACAcag GTTGCCATTTGGCGTGATTCTTCACGAAGAAGGCTGGTTGTTGCTTTTCGAGGAACTGAGCAA ACAAGGTGGAAGGATTTGGTAACTGACTTAAATCTTGTGCCGGCTGG ACTAAACCCCGAGAGGTTAGGTGGTGATTTCAAGCAGGAAGTTCAA GTTCACAGTGGATTCTTAAGTGCATATGATTCTGTTAGGAACAGGATCATGGTTCTTATCAAATACGCCATTGGATATAT GgatgaagaagatgcagaaaCAATAGCTAAGTGGCATATCTATGTAACTGGACATAGTTTAGGTGGAGCTCTGGCAACCCTTCTTGCTCTCGAGCTTTCATCAAGTCAAATGGCCAA GGATGGTGTTATATTTGTGACAGTGTACAACTTTGGCTCTCCTAGAGTCGGAAATAGAAAGTTTGCTGACGTCTACAATGCG AAAGTAAAAGATAGCTGGAGAGTTGTCAACCACCGAGATATCATTCCAACAGTGCCACGTCTTATGGGATATTGCCATGTGGAGGCACCAATTTATCTTAAATCTGGAAATCTAAAACACGCACTG GAAAACAAGGAAATTTTGGATGATGAAGACCAAGGGGATGAGATTGGCGAGTACACCCCTGATGTCCTTGTTAGTGAATTT ATGAAAGGAGAGACGCAGCTTGTGGAAAAATTACTACAGACGGAAATAAATCTACTCCGCTCGATCAGGGATGGGTCAGCTGTTATGCAGCACATGGAAGACTTTTACTATGTCACTCTTCTAGAG ACTGTGAGATCAAGGTACCAAGCGGTTGATAACACAAATGAAGTATAG
- the LOC124674914 gene encoding receptor-like serine/threonine-protein kinase ALE2, whose product MRPRGAALLLLALAVLSIYVPLGTASSTTITAYLFGLWSRTRQQHSAPSPAPAPSLGPQHAYLNHPAHRHHGRRHHAAPPSFDRQDCSGITCSAPLTSTPIGSPCGCVYPMQIQLDLGVAPYQLFPRIDELEIEIAAGTFLKQSQVRIMGAGSSIQDPEKTTVTIDLVPLGQKFDTTSALLTSNRFLQKKVLIKSSIFGDYDVTYVHYPGLPSLLPTAPRSLGPVGSNEYPLGANIHNRSHQRINSKIVAIIALSAVVLVLTCFGIGIIWKYKGCQKPHGSGHASNSSITRKAGRRSSFSSMSSSPTSFPSTIATCPSTVKTFSISELEKATGKFSFNKIIGEGGYGRVYRGIIEDGVEVAVKLLTGKHQNRDREFIAEVEMLSRLHHRNLVKLIGICVERSTRCLVFELVPNGSVESHLHGRDKIYGPLDFDTRMKIALGAARGLAYLHEDANPHVIHRDFKASNVLLENDFTAKVADFGLAKEASEGMEHISTQVMGTFGYVAPEYAMTGHLLVKSDVYSYGVVLLELLSGRKPVDMTQPSGSENLVTWARPLLTNREGLERLVDPLLPPATRDFEKLAKAAAIASMCVHVEAPQRPFMGEVVQALKLIYSGNNDETCSGSFGGGATEEESPWNDGRSCSWNDTDGTPPPPRIPGAPRPSMIGYSSGPADDASARRPRSTPSAVLDKIESLAMYDWSGPLRTKTRNFYRLRGSMSEHGHHPSDDCSVEGDWM is encoded by the exons ATGCGGCCGCGGGGAGCGGCGCTGCTCCTCCTCGCGCTCGCCGTGCTCTCCATTTATG TGCCACTGGGAACAGCAAGCTCAACAACCATCACGGCATACTTGTTTGGATTATGGAGCAGAACGCGTCAACAACATTCAGCTCCTTCCCCTGCCCCAGCACCTTCTCTTGGACCTCAAC ATGCATATCTTAATCACCCAGCGCATAGGCATCACGGCAGACGGCATCATGCTGCCCCACCATCATTTGATAGACAAG ATTGCAGTGGAATAACTTGTTCCGCTCCGCTCACTTCTACCCCAATTGGTTCCCCCTGTGGCTGTGTATATCCTATGCAAATTCAACTTGATCTTGGGGTAGCACCTTACCAGCTGTTCCCAAGAATCGATGAGCTGGAAATTGAGATTGCAGCAGGTACATTCCTGAAGCAGAGCCAAGTCCGGATAATGGGTGCTGGGAGCAGTATTCAAGATCCTGAAAAGACAACGGTCACCATTGATTTGGTACCACTAGGTCAGAAGTTTGATACGACTTCAGCCTTACTGACTAGCAACAGATTTTTGCAAAAGAAGGTTCTGATAAAATCGTCTATTTTTGGTGATTACGATGTAACATATGTTCATTATCCCG GGCTTCCTTCTTTGTTACCTACTGCTCCAAGATCCTTGGGTCCAGTAGGCAGTAATGAGTACCCGCTTGGTGCAAATATACACAACAGAAGCCATCAGAGGATTAACTCTAAAATTGTCGCCATAATTGCTCTGTCAGCTGTTGTGCTTGTTTTGACGTGTTTTGGAATTGGCATTATATGGAAATATAAAGGATGTCAAAAGCCTCATGGTAGTGGTCATGCTTCAAATTCGTCAATCACGAGAAAAGCAG GTAGGAGGTCATCATTCTCCAGTATGAGTAGCTCGCCAACATCTTTCCCTTCAACGATAGCAACCTGCCCTTCGACAGTCAAGACATTCTCAATTTCCGAGCTTGAGAAGGCAACCGGAAAATTTAGCTTCAATAAAATAATTGGCGAAGGAGGGTATGGGCGTGTTTATCGCGGCATAATTGAAGATGGAGTTGAGGTTGCTGTCAAATTGCTTACCGGGAAACACCAAAATAGAGATCGCGAGTTCATCGCAGAGGTTGAGATGCTAAGTCGTTTGCATCATCGCAATCTTGTCAAGCTGATCGGTATATGTGTTGAACGGAGCACGAGATGCTTAGTATTTGAGCTTGTTCCAAACGGAAGCGTAGAGTCTCATTTGCACG GCCGGGATAAAATATATGGACCACTTGACTTCGATACCAGAATGAAAATAGCCCTTGGTGCAGCAAGGGGTCTGGCCTACCTGCACGAGGATGCCAATCCCCATGTTATTCACCGTGATTTCAAGGCTAGCAATGTTCTACTGGAAAACGATTTCACCGCCAAGGTTGCAGATTTCGGGTTGGCGAAGGAGGCATCAGAAGGAATGGAGCACATTTCTACTCAGGTCATGGGGACTTTCGG ATACGTTGCCCCAGAGTATGCAATGACGGGGCATCTCCTCGTCAAGAGCGACGTTTACAGCTACGGCGTGGTGCTCCTGGAGCTGTTGTCGGGCCGGAAGCCGGTGGACATGACTCAGCCATCGGGGTCGGAGAACCTCGTCACGTGGGCGCGCCCGTTGCTCACCAACCGTGAAGGCTTGGAGCGGCTGGTCGACCCATTGCTGCCGCCGGCGACCCGCGACTTCGAGAAGCTGGCCAAGGCAGCGGCGATCGCCTCCATGTGCGTGCACGTCGAGGCGCCGCAGCGGCCGTTCATGGGCGAGGTCGTGCAGGCGCTGAAGCTGATCTACAGCGGCAACAACGACGAGACATGCAGCGGCTCCTTCGGCGGGGGCGCCACGGAGGAGGAGTCGCCGTGGAACGACGGCAGGAGCTGCTCGTGGAACGACACCGACGgaacgcctccgccgccgcgcatcCCCGGGGCGCCACGCCCGAGCATGATCGGGTACAGCTCGGGCCCGGCCGATGACGCGTCGGCGCGGCGGCCGCGGTCGACGCCGAGCGCCGTGCTGGACAAGATCGAGTCCCTGGCCATGTACGACTGGTCCGGCCCGCTGAGGACCAAGACGAGGAACTTCTACCGGCTGAGGGGGAGCATGAGCGAGCACGGCCACCACCCCTCCGACGACTGTAGCGTCGAGGGCGACTGGATGTAG